CTGATGATACCTTGAAGATGCACCGGTTCAAGCGTGGTTTGAGCATCCATATTCAGTCAGCTTTAGCAGTTTATCAACACACGAGCTTTGCTGATCTAATGGGCACAGCAATAAGAGCCGAAACAGACATCAGACGTCGGAAAGACGAAAATAAGAATAAACGATCTCTGACTGGGCAATCGTCTCAAGGGAAACAACCATTCAAAAGACCAAACCAGTCCAGCGGATCATTCAAAGGCACTTCATCCAGCCCAACCTACCAAGAGGTCAAAATATGTCCCATCTGCAATAACCGCCATTCTGGGGAATGTCGTAGGAAGTCTGGGGCATGCTTCAATTGTGGGAAGTTAGGACATCGAATTGCTAATTTTCCCGAGCCTTAGAAAGGAACATGGTCAAATACTGATACTACCCCCAACAAGCCGAAGGAAAATAAGCCTAACGCTTGTGTGTTTGCAATAACTCAAGAAGAGGCAGATGACTCAAACGAAGTCGTGACAAATACCATTCTAATCAATGAAATGTCAGTTTATgtattgtttgattgtggtgccactcATTCGTTCATATCTAAGAGGTTCACTAAGAAATTAAGGCTTATACCTGAGATACTTGTCAAACCCTTTAGAGTAGCAACTCTCACTAGGAAGACAATTGAAACACATAGGGTGCACAGAGATTGTAAGATTTGTATCAATAAGAACCTATTTCAAGCCGAATTGATTCAACTTAACATGATGGAGTTCGACGTCATTCTAGGAATGAATTGACTATCAAAGAATCATGCATTAGTAGATTGTCGCATGAAGAACGTCAAACTATGGTCTCCAAACAAAGAAGAAATTGTTTACTATGGCAAAGTCAAGAAACAAGAATCCTTACTGCCTGCTTCCCAGACTTGTAAAGCCatgaaaagtggagaagaaTTTTGCCTTGCTATGATAAACGATGTAAAGGAAGAGACGACAACTGCACTGGAGAAGATTCCGGTAGTACAAGAATTTCCGGATGTCTTTCCTGAAAGACTCCCTGGCACAGTCTCCGACCGCGAAGAGGAGTTTGAGATTAATTTAGAACACAATGCTACACCAATCTCAAAAgtaccataccgaatggctctgGCAGAGTTGAAAGAACTGAAAGAACAACTTCAAGAATTGTTGGATAAAAAGCAAATCCGACCAAGCACGTCTCCTTGGGGAGCTCCTGTcctatttgtaaagaaaaaagacggaagcatgagattgtgtattgattacagagaactgaataagatcacaatcaagaaaaAGTATATGCTTCCAAGGATGTATGGCCTGTTTGACCAACTCAAGGGAGCTACAGTCTTTTCGAAGCCCGACTCAAGGTCAGGCTAACACCAACTCAAGGTCAAAAAAGATGATATTccgaagacagccttcagaacaagGTATGGACAATATGAGTTCATGGTAATGTCGTTCGGATTAACAAACGCTCTGGCAgccttcatggatctcatgaacagGGTGTTCAAATCGTTTCTTGACAAGTTTGTGGTGGTATTCATCGACGATATTCTGGTATATTCTCCAAGTGAGGAAGACCACAAAGAACATCTTTGTCTCATCCTCCAGACGCTGAGAGAAAAAGAACTGTACGCCAAGTTcaagaaatgcgaattctggctaGAATGCGTCACATTCTTGGGACACATAATATCAGCAACAGGAGTAGCTGTGGACCCTAAGAAAATAGTGGCAATCTCAGATTGGCCTAGACCAAAGACTGTGACAAAAATTCGAAGCTTCTTGGGACTAACATGCTATTACCGAAAATTTTTTGAAGGATTCTCTTCAATAGCCATACCCCTCACTAAACTCACGCAAAAATCTCTAAGTTTCaatggagtgaagaatgtgagTAAAGCTTCGAGACCTTGAAGAAAAAACTTGCATCTACTCCTGTATTAATATTGCCAACTGAAGAAAAAGACTTCACCATCTACAGCGATGCTTCAAAAGGAGGTTTAAGATGTGTGCTCATGCAATATGGGAGAGTAATTGCCTACGCCTCAAGACAACTGAAACCATATGAGCAAAAATATCTGACACATGACCTCGAACTAGCTGCAGTGGTGTTCACACTAAAAATATGAAGACATTATCTGTATGTAGCCAAGTgtgagattttcactgatcatcaaagcctcaaatatttgttcactcaaaaagaactaaatatgCGGCAGAGACGATGGATTGAACTCCTGAAGGATTACGACTTGacgattagctatcatccgagCAAGGCAAACAAGGTAGCTGATGCTTTGAGTCGGAATGATATGGGCAAAGTAATTCTAGTGTCACTTTCAGCACAACCATGCCTCCGATAAACGATCAAGATAATTCAAGATCGATACCCCGCTTTGGTGAAATTGAAACAACAAGCTGAAGAACAAAAATCACTGGATCTCCAGACAGATGACAAAGGAGTtgtgtggatgaaaggacgattgtgtGTACCTAACATTGAAAATCTTCGACAAGAAGTGATGTCTGAGGCACACAAGTCAAAATTTCAGTCCACCCTGGCAGTACCAAAATATACAGAGACTTGAAGAAAAGCTTTTGGTGGAGTGGAATGAAAAAAGACGTTGCAATGTTTGTCTCTAAGTGTCGCGTGTGTCAACAAGTCAAAGCTGAGCACCAAAGACCTGGATGACTTCTTCAACCTTTGGAAATCTCAGAATGGAAATGagaacatatttccatggactttatAGTCGATTTGCCAAAGACTAGACACATTCATGATGGtatatgggtaatcgtagatagactcacaaaatctAGGCATTTCTTACCTGTCTGCATGAGCTATAATCTAGATAAACTGGCCACCTTATGCACGAATAATATCGTACGATTACATGGAGTTCCAGCTAGCATACAATCAGATAGAGATCCTAGGTTTGCATcccgtttttggaagagctttcaacaAGCTATGGGGACTAAATTTACTCTTAGTACGGCATattaccctcaaactgatggacaaactgagaggacaattcaaactctTGAGGATATGTTGAGAGCATGTGCTCTAGACTTCAGTGGTAATTGGAGTGAACATATACCCTTAATTGAGTTCGCTTACAATAATAGTTATCACAGCAGTATTGGAATGACACCATACGATGGGCGAAAGTGTCGATCACCACTATATTgagatgaagtaggagaaaaaGCCATCGTTGGACCCAAACTGATCCAAGAAACGATGGATAAAGTGGCTATGATCAAGGGGAGATTAAAAACTGCACAGGATCGACATAAAAGTTGGGCTGACCTGAAAAGAAGACCCGTGGAGTTTGAAATAGACGAAAAAGCATACGTGAAAGTGTCACCCATGAAAGGTGTAATTCGATTCAATAAGGCTGGAAAACTAAATCCCAGATATGTTGGACCTTTTGAAATTCTAGAGAAAGTTGGAAAACTTGCTTACAGATTAGCACTTCCACCCGACATGTCAAGAATTCACAATGTCTTCCACGTTTCGcaactaataaaatatatttccgATCCAAATCATATTCTTGAGGCAGGACCACTTCTGGTTGAGAGCAATCTAAATGAAGAACTGAAGTACGAAGAAATTCCAAATCGAATAGTAGATACCAAAGACCAAATACTTAGGCGACGAACCattccatatgtcaaagtacaatggtccAATCACACCGAAAAAGAAGCTACTTGAGATTTGGAAGAAAAGATGCGAGAACAATACCATTATCTCTTTGAAGATCGGGTatagccaagtttcgaggacgaaactcctCATAAAGTGGGAAGGATGTAAGGACCCAAAATTAACAACACAAAGCCATGAAATGCAGATTCAACCAAGCCTTTAAATTCCATTCAAGCCATTAATTAAATCCCATTCAAGCCATGAATTCAAGGCTGAATTTGAACAGCCATGGCCAACCTATAACAGCCCTTTTAATGGTGTTTAAGGCCATTAAAGAGGCCTTAAACATGGCTGAAATCCCCTCATTTTCTAACCTATAAATACCCCCAAGAGCTGAAGGAAACCACACCAAAACAAGGTACAAAGCTGTCCATTTTCGAGCTCCCTAGCTGCCATTTTCGAGCCTCGGTTTACGTCCATCCTAACCACATTTTTGTCCCAAGTTTTGAGATAAAGTTGCTGCTCAAAGTGCTGGCACTATCCAAAATCCCTTCGACTTGTTCGAAATTCTAGCAACGTGCCTCGGATTTGCAGCAACCAAGTCTTGTACGAGTTCGAACGGAATTCCTCCCACAAGTTCCTCATGTTTTAATCCAAAGAAGAGAaaagtaagtgggtttttgctataCTCATATGTACACTTGCATTTCATAAGTGTACTActcgatatatatatcaacataCTTGTTCTTCGTTACAAAACGCAATTGCTTCTCCTTCTTGTGTGGGACTCCTCGcctgagccaccaccgagccctaTCCCTTCCTACCCCTGTCTGAACCATCCTAGGGTACTGACCAGACCACCCAACCCAACCCCATACTGAGCCGCCCTCTGAAACTCTCGGCTAACCAAGCACACACCCTCGGGAAGAGTCCTATCCAGCGAGGACTCTTCTACAGCCCTGCTGTGCGAGCCCTAGCCCTGTTAGGATCCTTCCAAGGACCTAACCACATCCCAAACGAACACTCCTcaagacctggtcgagcccATTCGCCCCATGCACCCTAGCCGAGCCATAGAACCAAGTGCAAACCAAACCATCCCTCGGCCCTCTTCTGATTTTCTTCCCCTTCGGTTCCAGCATGTTTTACCtttaattttatcatgtttcaATCATCATCCATTCATATAACATCCTACgttggcagcgtactcgttggatTCAAAACGTTTTTCATATAAGCGTAAAAAcaacttatttttgaaaataaacgttctaccgtaaaaatattcaacaatcatatttttcatgcataaacaattaaatcatgcataatatggttcatatgatgtttaaaagggtTTATAAAACGTGCTTTTgtgtttataacgctcgaatatacgatcgttggcgagggtgcgacgttggacgaccggacgacgaagaagaCAAGCTTTTCTTCTTCCCAACTTTCGAAAATTTTattgtgtgtgagtgtgtgtactTCGGCTGATATGATATGAATTATGGGGTGGAAGAAGCCctagatatttatttatatatttaatcacATGCTAATGgtctttggttttgggcttgcaagcttaAGGGCAATTGGGccttctttaaataattaaattgggctcaataacacttatttaattaaaacataaaatttaacaaaattagtttcccaaaaataatatttttgatcttttaaaattcTTTGTTTGCTCAAAACCGGCTtctcgggaaaaatcgagctcgattcgtaaaataattcgaactccaacatttttagaaaatttaaatcatttttaatcatattaggaggCGTTgcaattatttaaagaaaaataatcattcttgtcttggtcgtccccggtctcatTTCCCCtgtctattatcgaatattcgggtaaaaaattctttaatttaatgaaatcatgtcatataattatttaatcatgtaatcatACTTTAATCGCACTGTAAAGACGATTACTGATTTATGTAATAGATTGGCTTTTGGCTATTTAATGTATTACGTGGCTTGTTGTTacatgattttaaattgttaaacaacgccgatggCATGTCtcggtttcggggcgtgacagcaCGTGGATAAGTGCAGAGAAAGATAgaatagtttatttaatttacttgtttgattgttgttttctttttattttcaattgttATGTCATCcatttttccctcatttctaAGATATATATTTAGTGAGATGTTGCAATTACAGTGGATGATTGATGTCAAACTATAAATTTGAATTGATTAATGTTGTATTATCTATATATTATGCATGTCATTTCACttttatctaaattttttttttactttcccTAATGTATAGTGTGTGCatgaataaacattttttttattttgtttcaatcTATATTGGTTTATATGTGTTTGTttagtttattatcatttgcTAATAATACAAGTTCTTGAGATTGAATATTTAACtttccatatatattttttatatcaacgTGCATTGCACGTACTTCAAGCTAGTATATCTATAAAAGTGTGGATGATAGACAAAGTTTTTGAATTGTGTTTTGACTAAATTACCCAAAAACAATGTATTATTTGTATGAGTATTGGTGGAAAAggtataataaaaatatattagagaaataacattttcttgatacaaaattcttagaaaaaaatattaaaagaatagATTTTTGaataacaattttaaaaaaatttatatctctggcaaattatatattcaatatacaaaatttgatagtatgtgatattttgatttataatttttaatttttgtatatgttttttaattatttatgaaattttaagaaaataaaaaactcACAGTCAAGTAAGTGACAAAAATAttgtatataatttaattatgatacaactctaaaacttaaaaagaaaattttttcaaatgtttagAGTTCATCTCCCTCAACCAAGGTTCATCTTGTCCGAACAAGATTCAGGTCACCCGACTAGGGTTCATCTTCCTGACCAGGGTACAAGTCACTCAACTAAGGCTCATCTCGCCTGACCAGGGTTCATCTCACTTAATAATCGGAAAATATCTTTCCAGATCGGGGTCCTTACCACTGGGCGATGGCAAGGAGATGGGACCGCCATTATGGGTCACCATGACTCGAAATAATTAGCTTGGCAATCACTGCCCATGACAAGATCAAACAATATGGGTCGCCATGCCTACTGACAAAGCACAGGGCATGAGCAGTTGTTAGAGAACATGACATGAGCAGCTTTCAAAAGATAATGCATGAGCAAATGTCTAATCAGAAACAATGTTTGTAACTTTCAATTGGACAATACCTTAATAATTTATAACCACCAACTATATGATAACTGatgatttatttatcttttaatatattatattgtagCATTTTTCACTACTTATGGCAAGATAATACTTTACCTTTCGATTTTACTTGAATTTTGTATAGacttgtatgtatgtatatatatattaaataaaataaaaaatttatcaatcaCAATGAAAAATTAGAAccaattaaagaatttaaaaaaataattgtggaATGCATTAATTAACCTAGAATTATTCAGTAAAATTTTTAGTAATAATAAGCAGGAAAGTccatctttaaattttaattctaagatgaaaattgaaaatatttaagttgtaaggtccaaaattaagaatacgtaatccaactgcatgcgaatctaagaaacatgaaaaatgagtaattaactgattttaattcctaattgattatgtgacatgcatggttatatgttaaatataattttattatcatcatgcattaaaatgtatttttaaggaatattcaagttgcgatcgaggaacggagaccgagggctgaaaaacgtaaaatatttttattaaataattatttttaattgtttaaaatatagttgatggttttacatattttttgaaaataaggggttttgaggtgattttatacgccgggacgtaaattgtatcggtgttggtttttcaataaaaatgcgagctttttgacaacccggctaataaattcacaaatttatttaaacaaaaactttgataatattttattaaatcctaattaagactaatgagcttaatttaGAGGTTTAATAGGCCTAAAAGCCTTGATGGTAttaaattagtatttaaagAGTTAATCACCCAAAACCCTACACTATTGTACACGGCCACACACTTTTCAATTTCAGAAAAATCTCCTCAAAAAGCACAACACCCACGGCACAACATATTGAAGGAAATTTCGTAGGTTCAAGGGgattcaagccaaggtttcactccgttcttcgacgtcaaaGGTTTTTCGTGTGTATATAACACAAAGGCACGCCGtaattcttctttttctcgtctttcacaccatattaaatatttaaaatcgttTTGCATGAATAAACGTGGAACACTTGATTATTTTTCGTTTTTCATGCATGGGTGAtgttaaaacatgatttttgattcCAATAACTTGTATATTAtttggttaaggggctgccatgatataaGTAAGATCGAGAGTGGTTCACATCTGTTTTAGAGCCACACACTCACGCCTAAACCACCATAAAACAAAAGGAATAAGCTTGCTGGAAACAGTTTGCTGTCATGGGGTTCAAGGGGTTCGACTTTCACGTGAAGGGGCTGGTTGGGCCTTGGCTTGGGGTCAGGGATAGCCAGGGATGGGGTTGGGTtgagggaagagtcctagccatgctaggactcgaaccaagggctggggaaggagtcctagcctgctaggactcccacccgagaaaaACGCAGCATGAGCGTGGGAGAGTT
This sequence is a window from Primulina huaijiensis isolate GDHJ02 chromosome 13, ASM1229523v2, whole genome shotgun sequence. Protein-coding genes within it:
- the LOC140991882 gene encoding uncharacterized protein, whose protein sequence is MDKVAMIKGRLKTAQDRHKSWADLKRRPVEFEIDEKAYVKVSPMKGVIRFNKAGKLNPRYVGPFEILEKVGKLAYRLALPPDMSRIHNVFHVSQLIKYISDPNHILEAGPLLVESNLNEELKYEEIPNRIVDTKDQILRRRTIPYVKVQWSNHTEKEAT